Proteins from one Methanosphaera cuniculi genomic window:
- the hisC gene encoding histidinol-phosphate transaminase: protein MVKTRAIIDEYDTYVPGRSKKEIMEKYGVSPEDIIKLGSNENPWGASPKAKQAIIDAIDEINRYPESNHEYLKEKIAEYANVKPEQVIVTGDGADELFDVLAKTLIDPGDEFITHPPTYTYYEYTFKVYGAKPVYAKWDLESNTLDVDSVLENITDKTKAIFLCTPNNPTGGLISQDDIIRIIEATDALVVVDEAYWEFAEVNNINLLDKYDNVLIIRTFSKILGLAGLRIGYGLSNPELLEKMSRIKPVFSVTVPSQKAVIATLDDEDYINNYIKKSIDEREYLYESVSNIDNLHIYPSKSNYLLVDLHDSGFTAAQLADELMKRGVIVRDCTSFRDLDEYYMRISIETHPKNEKFIEILDEIVNG from the coding sequence ATGGTAAAAACTCGAGCAATTATAGATGAATATGACACATATGTTCCAGGACGATCAAAAAAGGAAATTATGGAAAAATACGGTGTTAGTCCTGAAGATATTATAAAACTTGGATCAAATGAAAATCCATGGGGAGCATCACCAAAGGCAAAACAAGCAATTATTGATGCAATAGATGAAATAAACAGATATCCTGAATCTAATCATGAATACTTAAAAGAAAAAATAGCAGAATATGCAAATGTAAAACCAGAACAAGTAATTGTAACAGGTGATGGAGCAGATGAACTATTTGATGTTTTAGCTAAAACATTAATAGATCCAGGAGATGAATTTATAACACATCCACCAACATATACATACTATGAATATACATTTAAAGTATATGGTGCAAAGCCTGTATATGCAAAATGGGATCTTGAAAGTAATACACTTGATGTTGATTCTGTACTTGAAAATATAACTGATAAAACAAAAGCAATATTTTTATGTACTCCAAATAATCCTACAGGTGGACTTATAAGTCAAGATGATATTATTCGTATTATTGAAGCTACTGATGCACTTGTTGTTGTAGATGAAGCATACTGGGAATTTGCTGAGGTAAATAATATTAACTTACTTGATAAGTATGATAATGTATTAATTATCAGAACATTTTCTAAAATACTTGGTCTTGCAGGTCTTCGTATTGGATATGGTCTTTCAAATCCTGAACTTCTTGAGAAGATGTCAAGAATAAAACCTGTATTTAGTGTAACTGTACCATCACAAAAGGCTGTTATTGCAACACTTGATGATGAGGATTATATTAATAATTATATTAAAAAATCTATTGATGAACGTGAATACTTATATGAAAGTGTAAGTAATATTGATAATCTTCACATTTATCCATCAAAATCTAACTATCTTCTTGTAGATCTTCATGATAGTGGATTTACAGCAGCTCAACTTGCAGATGAGCTTATGAAACGTGGTGTAATTGTACGTGATTGTACAAGTTTCCGTGATCTTGATGAATATTATATGCGTATAAGTATTGAAACACATCCTAAAAATGAGAAATTCATTGAAATTCTTGATGAAATAGTAAATGGATAA
- a CDS encoding pyruvoyl-dependent arginine decarboxylase, with protein sequence MKISLTKGASEGPTKLNAFDNALLDANIGNVNLIPVSSMLPAEVEKIPMPELKPAEMTNCVLSHQYSDNPGDEITAVIAYALTEEMGCVVETKAINKPLKQLEEEARFMAEYMVEKRNLEIIEYECISQTHTVKEKASVIAALIYHDPIRH encoded by the coding sequence ATGAAAATATCACTAACAAAAGGAGCATCCGAAGGACCAACTAAACTAAATGCATTTGACAATGCACTACTTGATGCAAACATAGGAAATGTAAATCTAATACCAGTATCAAGCATGCTACCTGCAGAAGTTGAAAAAATACCAATGCCAGAACTAAAACCAGCTGAAATGACAAACTGTGTACTATCACACCAATACTCAGATAACCCAGGAGATGAAATAACAGCAGTAATAGCATATGCTCTAACAGAAGAAATGGGATGTGTAGTAGAAACCAAAGCAATAAACAAACCACTAAAACAACTAGAAGAAGAAGCACGCTTCATGGCAGAATACATGGTAGAAAAAAGAAACCTTGAAATCATAGAATATGAATGTATATCACAAACACACACAGTAAAAGAAAAAGCAAGCGTAATAGCAGCACTAATATATCATGATCCAATCAGACACTAA
- a CDS encoding ArsR/SmtB family transcription factor, with translation MTQPAASQHLKVLRTAELIKSDKKGNNIYYYINTQHMIKQKENIDQLFHNIINP, from the coding sequence ATAACACAACCTGCAGCATCACAACATCTAAAAGTACTACGAACTGCAGAGTTAATAAAATCAGACAAGAAAGGCAATAACATATATTACTATATAAACACCCAACACATGATAAAACAAAAAGAAAATATCGACCAACTTTTCCACAATATAATAAACCCATAA
- a CDS encoding ArsR/SmtB family transcription factor: METKTEKKLEKTFKILSNTNRLKIISLLAKGKKEITVNEIAEKKNNTTCSITTSKSTTNCRVNKIRQERQ; this comes from the coding sequence ATGGAAACGAAAACTGAGAAAAAACTAGAAAAAACATTTAAAATTCTTAGTAATACTAATCGTTTAAAAATAATAAGCCTTCTTGCAAAGGGAAAAAAAGAAATAACAGTAAATGAAATAGCAGAAAAAAAAAATAACACAACCTGCAGCATCACAACATCTAAAAGTACTACGAACTGCAGAGTTAATAAAATCAGACAAGAAAGGCAATAA